The DNA segment GGCACCTTGGCACCCCCGGATAAAACCTTCGAGCGACCTGATGAAGAGCGGGTGGACGAGCGCATCCGCCATAGCCTGGAAGTGCGGCATGCGGGTCGGCTCGTATTCGTGAGCGACGGGAAGTGGCTGCACCCGCTGTTCGAGTTAGAAACCTTCCTCCAGGAGCATACCATTCCGCCAGGAGAGCTGGTCGTCCACGACAAAATCGTCGGTCGGGCAGCGGCGCTCCTCCTGGTCTACCTCGGTGTGTCGCGAGTCGTTGCAGATCTTCTGAGCAGGGGGGGGCAGGAGGTTCTGGAACACTACAAAGTCTCCTATCAATTTGTGACCCTGGTGGACAGGATCCTCTGCAGGACTGAGGAACTCCTTGCCCACGAGCTGGACCCCGCAAGAGCCCATCGGATGCTTCTCGAACTGGCCAGAGGAGGAAGCTCCACTGGGCAACAGCCGCCGTCGCCCTGAGCGCCAACCCTCGGTTGAACGACCTGTTGCACGCAGAGGGGTAGAGTGCAGAGCATGCCGGCTGGAGCACGTGGTAGCCCACGTTTCAGCGCCGGCGACAGTGGAACACGTTTTGCAAGAAGGGAGTTGAACAGTCGGCGCGCTGCCAATGTGGCAAGTAACTAAGACCATGCGTGCCGAAATGGCACTTTGTCTGACAGGGGGAAAGGAGTTGAGCACAGATGGCAGATGAGAAGATACCCAGTCCTTGGGAGATTCAAAAGGACATCAGCGACTATCTGAAGCGAAAGTACGGTGACCGCGTGATCATCCCGCCGCAGCCGGACTTGGCGGGCGACAGCGGGGGCGACCGCACGCAGCGCGAGGAGCCACCCCTCAACATCGATTTTGACCTCAAACCCGAGGAGCTCGAGGCGTATCTGAAGCAATATGTAGTCAATCAGGACGAGGCCATCGAGGTCCTGGCCACCAAGATTTGTACGCACTTCAACCGCATGCGCCTAGAGATGTCGCCCGGAGGCCCGGGTGAGCTGGTGGGCAACATCAAGAACAACGTCCTGATGATTGGCCCGACCGGCGTCGGCAAGACCTTCATTGTCAAGCTTATCGCCAAAAAGATAGGTGTCCCCTTTGTGAAGGGCGATGCAACCAAGTTCAGTGAGACCGGCTACGTTGGGGGCGACGTCGAGGACCTGGTGCGCGATTTAGTCCGGGAGGCTGACGGCAACATTCGCCTTGCCGAATACGGGATCATCTATCTGGACGAAATCGACAAGATTGCCTCCAGTGGCACGGTGTACGGCCCGGACGTGTCCAGGACCGGCGTGCAGCGCAACCTGCTCAAGCTGATGGAAGAATCAGAAGTCGATCTGAAGACGCCCCATGACTTGGCCGCGCAGATGGAGGCTGCCCTGGAGGCGCAGCGCACGGGCAAGGTGACGCGCAAGAAGGTCAACACCAAGAACATCCTGTTCGTGGTCAGCGGCGCTTTTGCCGAATTGGAAGACATCATCCGCAAGCGGCTGAAGCAGCAACCCATTGGCTTCAAGAGCGAAAAGAGCGAACCCCTGGCGGACCTCGACCGGCACGAGCTGCTCAAGATGGTGCGCTCCGAGGACCTGATCAAGTACGGCTTCGAGTCGGAGTTTGTCGGCCGCCTGCCAGTGGTGGTCTGCCTC comes from the Calditrichota bacterium genome and includes:
- a CDS encoding DUF1893 domain-containing protein, whose product is MAPPDKTFERPDEERVDERIRHSLEVRHAGRLVFVSDGKWLHPLFELETFLQEHTIPPGELVVHDKIVGRAAALLLVYLGVSRVVADLLSRGGQEVLEHYKVSYQFVTLVDRILCRTEELLAHELDPARAHRMLLELARGGSSTGQQPPSP
- a CDS encoding AAA family ATPase — translated: MADEKIPSPWEIQKDISDYLKRKYGDRVIIPPQPDLAGDSGGDRTQREEPPLNIDFDLKPEELEAYLKQYVVNQDEAIEVLATKICTHFNRMRLEMSPGGPGELVGNIKNNVLMIGPTGVGKTFIVKLIAKKIGVPFVKGDATKFSETGYVGGDVEDLVRDLVREADGNIRLAEYGIIYLDEIDKIASSGTVYGPDVSRTGVQRNLLKLMEESEVDLKTPHDLAAQMEAALEAQRTGKVTRKKVNTKNILFVVSGAFAELEDIIRKRLKQQPIGFKSEKSEPLADLDRHELLKMVRSEDLIKYGFESEFVGRLPVVVCLNDLSVEDLYRIVKNPNSVVVQAKKRDFMAYGIELEFEDEALRKIAEQAYAERTGARGLVSAMERVLIKFEKKLPSTDIKKLTVTAAMVENPAEELDKLLRQHAIKAVQKRLLAATGVVVTFTDKAIEMISQMAKEQDRTFEAVCNELLKDYEYGIKLLNRPEFKVDEKVVADPKGRLEELIREAYHRRSQQK